A window of the Gossypium hirsutum isolate 1008001.06 chromosome A03, Gossypium_hirsutum_v2.1, whole genome shotgun sequence genome harbors these coding sequences:
- the LOC107886784 gene encoding putative RNA polymerase II subunit B1 CTD phosphatase RPAP2 homolog yields the protein MNKGSSSMAKDQSISVSEAVHKIQLHLLDGIRDDKQLISSGSLISRSDYEDVITERSISNTCGYPLCRNPLPSEPRRRGRYRISLKEHRVYDLQETSRFCSADCLINSRAFAGSLQEERCSVLNHAKLNAILSLFDDVDLNDKDLGKNGDLGFSNLKIKENEEIKAGEVSSVGPSNAIEGYVPQRELVSKPSSSKNSKNGVFDSSSSKLGDIKGDYFVNNEIDFTSAVIMNNEYTTSKNPGSLRQSQRTKPSSMKDVINEMDFTSEIIMNDEYTVSKTPPGSRQGSYGSKLEKTEGKGVCKDFEEKCMRSESSSALTKEDSGIVQMPSTKCVDQSGLDTINAEAEKETHSDKAMASSGVVLKSSLKPAGAKKLNRSVTWADKKNVDSARKGSLCEVKEMDAQKGDSENIGRAEDGDADDKMLRFASAEACAMALSKAAAAVASGDSDVNDAVSEAGLIILPHPLEADKEEKVENIDTLEADPEPEEGPVKWPTKPGIPRSDFFDPEDSWFDAPPEGFSLTLSTFATMWNALFEWITSSSLAYIYGRDETFHEEYLSVNGREYPQKIVLRDGRSSEIKETLAGCISRALPAIATALRLPIPISTLEQGMGRLLDTMSFVEALPAFRMKQWQVIVLLLIDALSVCRIPALTPHMTNGRMLLHKVLDGAQISLEEYEVMKDLIIPLGRAPHFSAQSGA from the exons ATGAATAAAGGTTCATCATCAATGGCGAAAGATCAGTCAATCTCAGTTTCAGAAGCAGTACACAAGATTCAACTCCATCTCCTTGACGGAATCCGAGACGACAAACAACTAATCTCCTCTGGTTCCTTAATTTCTCGAAGCGACTATGAGGATGTCATAACCGAGAGGTCGATTTCCAACACTTGCGGTTACCCTCTCTGCCGAAACCCTTTACCTTCCGAACCCCGTCGAAGAGGCCGTTATCGAATCTCTTTGAAAGAGCACCGAGTTTACGATTTACAAGAAACCAGCCGCTTTTGCTCCGCCGATTGCCTGATTAATAGCCGAGCTTTCGCTGGGAGTTTACAAGAAGAGAGGTGTTCCGTTTTGAATCATGCGAAACTTAATGCGATTTTGAGTTTATTTGATGACGTGGATTTGAACGATAAGGATTTGGGGAAGAATGGGGATTTAGGGTTTTCGAATTTGAAGATTAAAGAAAATGAGGAAATAAAAGCTGGGGAAGTTTCTTCGGTGGGTCCTTCCAATGCTATTGAAGGCTATGTTCCACAAAGAGAATTGGTTTCTAAGCCTTCATCTTCTAAGAACAGCAAAAATGGAG tGTTTGATTCTAGCAGTTCCAAGCTGGGTGATATCAAAGGAGATTATTTTGTCAATAATGAGATAGATTTTACTAGTGCCGTAATTATGAACAATGAATACACCACTTCTAAGAATCCCGGTAGTCTTAGACAGAGTCAAAGAACGAAGCCGAGTAGTATGAAAGATGTGATTAATGAGATGGACTTTACTAGTGAAATAATCATGAATGATGAATATACTGTTTCCAAGACACCCCCGGGGTCAAGACAGGGTTCTTATGGTTCGAAATTGGAAAAAACAGAAGGGAAAGGAGTTTGTAAAGACTTCGAAGAAAAATGTATGAGATCAGAATCCTCCTCTGCTTTGACGAAAGAGGATTCTGGCATTGTACAAATGCCTTCAACTAAATGTGTCGATCAGAGTGGTTTGGATACAATTAATGCTGAAGCAGAGAAGGAAACCCATTCTGACAAGGCCATGGCATCAAGTGGGGTTGTGCTTAAATCCTCTCTTAAACCTGCTGGAGCAAAGAAACTTAATCGCTCAGTTACTTGGGCtgataaaaaaaatgttgataGTGCTCGGAAAGGGAGTCTTTGTGAAGTTAAAGAAATGGATGCACAGAAAGGAGATTCTGAAAATATTGGCAGAGCAGAAGATGGTGATGCTGATGATAAAATGTTACGATTTGCATCCGCAGAAGCTTGTGCTATGGCTTTGAGCAAGGCAGCGGCAGCTGTGGCATCTGGAGATTCTGATGTCAATGATGctg TTTCTGAAGCTGGGCTGATCATATTGCCACATCCACTTGAGGCGGACAAGGAGGAGAAAGTGGAGAATATTGATACCCTTGAAGCAGATCCTGAACCAGAAGAAGGCCCTGTAAAGTGGCCAACAAAACCTGGGATTCCACGCTCTGATTTTTTTGACCCAGAGGACTCGTGGTTTGATGCTCCCCCTGAGGGTTTCAGTTTAACT CTGTCAACTTTTGCAACAATGTGGAATGCGCTTTTTGAATGGATAACATCATCTTCTTTGGCTTATATATATGGGAGAGATGAAACTTTCCATGAAGAGTACCTGTCAGTTAATGGGAGGGAGTATCCGCAGAAGATTGTCTTACGAGATGGTCGTTCTTCTGAAATTAAAGAAACTCTTGCTGGTTGTATTTCTCGTGCTTTACCTGCTATTGCTACTGCTCTCAGACTGCCTATACCGATATCTACTTTGGAGCAGGGAATG GGCCGCCTGCTAGATACAATGTCTTTTGTGGAAGCACTTCCAGCATTCAGAATGAAACAGTGGCAAGTAATTGTTCTTCTATTAATTGACGCCCTTTCAGTTTGTAGAATACCAGCCCTCACTCCACACATGACTAATGGGAGGATGCTTCTTCACAAG GTGCTGGATGGTGCCCAGATAAGTTTGGAAGAATATGAGGTTATGAAGGATCTAATAATACCACTTGGCCGAGCACCTCACTTTTCTGCACAGAGTGGAGCTTGA